ACAGAGCAAGCACCCGAATGGAGAAAAATCCATGCCAGCAACGCCGCCATCGCCCGCCAACGGCAGGCAACGCAGGCCTACCCAAAGAAGCGGCCGCTGCCGGGCGGCTCGAACGCGTTCTCGATGTGCTGCACCGACTCGGGCCTGGCCGCTCCCTTGGGCCACACCAGGGCGATCACGTCGAACCGGGCGGGCTGCTCGAGCAGCCCGTGGGACTTGAGGAACCCCAGGGCCGAGTTGGCGATCCGCCGCTGCTTCTCACGATCGACCGCCTCGGCCGGGCTGCCGGCCCGTTGCGAGGGGCGGGCCTTTACCTCGACAAACACCACGGTGCGGCGGTCCTGGACGGCGATCAGGTCGATCTCGCCGAACCGGTTCCGACGCCCGCCTGCGACCACGATGTAGCCCTGGCGGCGGAGCAGCTGGGCGGCAAACGCCTCGCCGCGGTGGCCGAGGGTCCGCGGGCGGCGAGCGGGGACTAGCCGGCGGAGCCAGGAGGGCATGGGCATCGCAGCAGCTCCCTGTTACGAAAAAAGCCGCGCACGGCGGGCCCGTGCGCGGCTTTCGTTGTTCGAATAGCCGTGTGTGTTTGCTGAACTACTTGCCGTCGGTGCGACGCTCGCGGAGGCGGGTCGCCTTGCCGGTGCGGTCACGCAGGTAGTACAGCTTGGCGCGACGCACGCGGGCGGAACGCTTCACGTCAATTTTGGCGATGCGGGGCGAGTGCACGGGGAACTTCCGCTCCACACCCTCGTTGTTCACGATCCGGCGGACGGTGAACATCTCGTTCACGCCCTTGCCGCTCATCGCGATCACCACGCCGGTAAAGACCTGGATGCGTTCCTTGTTGCCTTCCAGGATCTTGTTGTGCACGTCGACGGTGTCGCCGACCTCGAACTGCGGCTTGTCTTCCTTCAGGCTCGCCTTCTCGACGAGGTCAATGATCTGCTGGCTCATCTGCTTCGTTTCCTTGTTTGATCCGCTAGGGTCAGCGGGCAACCGGGCCCTGCGTCATCCACGCTACTCTGGTTATCTAGTCTTGCGGCGGGTCGGGCCGGCGGTCGTCGTCGCCCAACTCCAGCAGGTCCTGGCGGCGGGCCCTGGTGCGATCCAGGCTGTCCCGCTGACGCCAATCTGCGATGTCGGGGTGGTTGCCGCCGAGCAGCACCTCCGGGACGGCCAACCCCCGGTACTCTCGTGGCCTGGTGTATTGGGCGTGCTCCAGCAGCCGGTTGCCGCGGGAGAACGAGTCCTCGATGCTGCTGTTCTCGTCGCCCAGCACGCCGGGCAACAGCCGCACCACCGCATCAATTATTGTCATCGCGGCCACCTCGCCCCCGTTGAGGACAAAGTCGCCGACGGATAGCTCCTCGGGCGACAGCAGATCGTAGATCCGCTGGTCGAACCCCTCGTACCGCCCGCACAGCAGGAGCAGCCGGTCGCTTACCGCCAGCTCCTCCGCCACGCGTTGGTCGAAGCGTCTGCCCTGCGGGGTCAGCAGGATCAGCCGCCCTGGCGACGCGGGCCCGGGCTCGCCACCGGCGCCCATCGCCTGCACCGCCTCGACGCACTCAACCACGGGCTCGGGCTTGAGCACCATGCCGGGGCCGCCCCCGAAGGGGCGGTCGTCCACGGGCCGGTGCTTGCCTTTGGCCCAGTCGCGGATGTTGTGCAGGTCGACCCTGACCAGGCCACGGTCGATCGCCAGCTTGAGCAGGCTCTGACTCAGGTAGCCGGAGAAGATCTCCGGGAACAGAGTCAGCACGTCGAACCGCATGCCTCACTCCACCGCCACTTCGCTCAAAACGACTCACCCAACCGAGGCTACTCGGCCGGCTTTTCCTCGCTCGACTCCTCGGCCGCGGCGGGCTCTTCGGCCTTCGCCTCTTCGGCCGGGGCCTCCTCAGCCTTGGCCTCTTCGGCGGGCGCCTCAGCGGCAGCGGCGTCGTCGGCCGGGGCCTCCGCCTCGGCTGGCGCGGCGGCCTCTGCCGGCTGCTCGGGCTCCGGCGCCTTGGGCAGCGACGCGGGCTCGCCCGGATCGGGCACTTCACGCCCCATGGCCAGGCGGTCGAGGGCCTCCTTCTGGGCATCCAGGTGGGTGCCGTTGGGGCCGTATTTCTTGATCAACACCGCCACCTTCTCCGACGGCTGGGCGCCAACGCTCAGCCAGTACTCCACGCGCTCGTTCTTGAACCGGGCGCGGGCGTCGGTCTCGGAGACCATCGGGTCGTACGTGCCGAGTTCCTCGAGCACCTTGCCGTCGCGGGGGGCCCGCTTGTCGGTGGCGCAGATGCGGAAAAACGGTCGATGGGTCCGGCCCATCTTCTTCATGCGGATACGTACGGACACGCGGGACTCCCGGGGGGTGTTGATTGGCCGCCGCTCAATAGTCGTTCAGGGGCGGGCAGGTTGTTTTGTTTGCCAGAGAAAACTGGAATCCGGGATTGTGGGCGATTTTGCCCGGCGTGGCAAGGCCCAGCGGCCGTTCACGGCGCCGGTAAAGCCACGCGGCACGCGCGACCCGGCCAGCCGCCGTCCAGCCTCCCCCGGAACCCATTCCCTCGGGGCCCGAGCCCCGCCGGGATGAGCTGAAACTGGGCCCGGCGGCGGAGAATTGACCGAATCGTTTTGTCCAAGAACACGAGCGAAGGGGACAAAACCCCCGCCGCACCTCCTCCGCCGAACCCGTCCGAGGCTGGTATAGCAGTGTTTCCGGCTCTCAGGGCGGATGGGCCGACTGGGTTTTGTCCGTTTTTGTGCGCGCAGGGGACATAACCCGCCGGGCCCTTCTTCCGCCCCACCACTGCGCAGCACAAAGAGCCCTACGCGACGGCCGTCGCGCGGACGCTGACCCAACGTGTATACATACGAACACCCACTATTTGACCACACGAGGTGGCCGGTTTCAGCCAAGAAGCCCCGAGAAGCACCACTGGTTCTCCGAATCAGGAGATGCGCAACGCAGCCACCGACAAAAATAAACGCCCCGCCCGGGAGGCCTCCCGGGCGGGGCGTTGGAATCTGCCAGTCAATTGCGGAGCGGGCTAGTGGCTGTGCTCGACGCCGCCCTCGTGGCTGTGCAGCGACACCGTCGCGGCTGGCGTCTTGGCGGGCGTGAGCGTCCGGAGCTCGGCGATCGGCTCCTTGCCCTCGTAGGCGCGGTACAGGTCCTCGACCGCCTTCTTCAGGTCGTCGGCAGTCTTCGGGTCGGCGGCCTGCTTGGTCTTCATCGCGGCGACAATCACCGTGTGGGCGGCCTTCAGCTGCTCGACGTACTTCGGGTTGTCGCTCTTGATGCGCTGCGCCAAGAAGTACTCGCCGATGATCGACTGGATGTTCGACGCGTGCGCCTCTTTGGTCGTGACCCAGCGGACCAGCTGGTTGTGGCCGGTGGCGTCGTGGGTGGCGGCCAGGTCGCCGATCTGGGTGATCGCCTTGGCGATGGTCTCGGTGTCCTCGAGCATCTCCTCGAAGCGGCGCTGGTCGCCGTAGATGCCGCACGGCACCTGGCAGTGGGCCGCGGCGATCTGCGGCGTCGCGAAAGCGAACGTAAGGATGCAAGCGTTGATGATGCGGTTCATAGCTGCCTTTGTGTGTTGAGGTGGGTAAGGCGGGGAGTCTGTGGCTGCCACTACTCTAAGACGTGCGAAAGCGTACGGCAAATCGTAGCAGGGATGACCGTAAATCTCGCCCAGCGTTGGTCGTCGGCGATTGAACTGGGGGCAGTACGCAGTAGGATGCCGGATAGTTCACAGGCGAACTGGCATTTTTGCCCCACCTCGCGTTTCCCACCCGCGCTAGCCATGATCGCCCCCCTGGTGCGACGCCCGACCGGCGTCGCTTGGGTCTGCCTGACCCTGTGCGTCCCGCCTGCTTCGGCGGCCAACGATCAAGCCCAGACAGCATCACCCGACAGCCGCGGCGCGTCGGCGGCCAGCGACCGCGCGGCCGATCCGGCGCTCGGCGTCGACCTGCCGGAGCTCGAGACCCGCGGAGCGCGGCCCTGGCTGCTGGCCAGCCAGTGCGTCAGCGGCGACTACTACACGCAGATCCGCGGCTCGATCCCGACCGCCGCAATGCGCGTTGAACGCCTCACGCCGAGCAGCGACCAAGGCCCGCTGGGCGGCGCCCAGGCAATGGCGATCCTAAGCCCGCTTCCGACCGACGAGCTGCTGCCGGCGCGCATCGACTTCACCTCGCTGGTCGCCCGCGGCTTCACTCCGGAGCCACTGCGACTCCCGCTGCCCAACCTGAGGGACTCTACATCCCGGCAGGTCGGCGTCCTCGTTGACGAGCTGGGGAGCCCCTGAGGCGATCGGTGTGTCCTCAGCGGCAGCGCCCACTACGGCGAGAGGACCATCACCTCGATCTTCCGGAAGTCGTACGGTGCGCTCTCCGCCTGAATCGAGATCAGGCCCTTGGTCAGCTCCTTGGGCGAGCCGCCGTCGAGCAGACGCTGGGCGTTCTTGTCCGCCGGGTCGAGTTGAGGGCGGCTGTACTCCATCACCTGCTCGCCGTTGACGAAGTGCTTGACGGTCTCGCCGCCGAGCACCTCGGCCTCGATGGTGGCCCACTCGCCGTCGGGGATGGTCTTGCTGGTTGAGCTGGTGCAGTGCGGCGTGTGCAGCTTGCCGTCCAGGAACACGTTGGTTCCGGGCGTGCAGAGGTTGGCGGTGCTGCGGGGCTTGCCATCCTCCAGCTGGGTGAGGATCTGAAGCTCAAGCGAAACCGGGAACTCCTGGTCCAGCACCATCGTCTGCGGGCTCTGGGCGTGCAGCATCAGGCCGTTGTTGCGCCGCGCCCAGCCCGGGCCTCCCTGCACCTGATCGCCGATGGAGCGGCACTCGACGCGGATCCGGTAGTGGGAGAACGGCTCGTTGTAGAACAGGTGTCCGTACCGGCCGCGGTACGGCCCCTCGTACTTGTCGAACCGCACCTTCAGCAGCCCGTCCTCGACCCGGAAGGTGTCGGCAAAGTTCTCGCCCGCCTCGTGGCCGCGGATCTTGGGGGTCCACCCCTTCAGGTCCTTGCCGTTGAACAGCGGCTTCCACTCCTCGGCGGCGGCGGCCTGCGCGACCAAGAACAATCCAACGACAACGATCAGACGGGCGGGCATGCGGGGCGACTCTCCGGAAGAGGGGGTTCGGGGTTCGCCACAAGTATACCCACCCGCCGGGGCCGGACGCCAACTCGGGCCGCTCAGACGCTCTCGCCCGCCAGCCACCCCGTGCTGAAGGCGGCCTGAAAGTTGTAACCGCCGATCGGCCCGTCGAGGTCCAGCACCTCGCCCGCCAGGAACAGGCCCGGCGAGACGCGGCTCTGCATGTCCTGCGATGAGACCTCCTTCAGCGCCACGCCGCCGGCGGTCACCTCCGCCTTCTTGAACCCGAGCGTACCCGACAGCGGCGCCCGCCGCCGTTTCAGCGCGTCGACCAGGCGGGACAGCTCGGCCTTGCTGAACTCGGCCGTGCGGCGTTCGGGGGGCGCGCCGGCCACGACAAGCAGCTCTTCCGCCAGGCTTTTGGGGACCAGCTCGGTCAGCACGCTCAGCACCGCCCGGTTGGGGCCGCGGAACCGGGACCGCAGCGTCTGCTCGTCGGTGTCGGGCGTGAAGTCGAAGACCGCCTGCCAGTCGGCTGAGGGCCGGTCGGTGATCGCGCGGCTGATGTCCATCGCCACCGGGCCGGACAGACCGAAGTGGGTGAACAGCAGCGATCCGCGGCGGGTGTCGGCCGGTTTCCTCCCCTCCTCCACGACGCTCAGTCGCACGTCGGGCAAGGTGACGCCCTGCAGGCGGTGGACCCAATCAGCCGTGCTGGTAAGCGGCGCGAGCGCCGGCCGCGGGGGGACGATCTTGTGCCCCAGCTGCTTGGCCCACGCGTAGCCATCGCCGGTGGTGCCGCAGCCGGGGTACGAACGGCCGCCGGTGGCCAGCACCAGCCGCTGGCAGTCGACGCGGCGGCGGTCGGTCAGCACGGAGTAGCCCTGCTCCGAGCGTTCGACGCTAACGACCGGCTCGCCGAGCGCGAGCTCGGCGCCCGACTCCTGCACCATTGCGATGCACGCCCGTGCTACGTCGAGCGCACGGTTGCTGACCGGGAAGACTTTGCCGGTCGCTTCGACCTTGGTGCGGACGCCACGCGCGTGGAACAACTCGATCAGCTCTTCCGGCCCCAACGCGGCCAGCGGCGCGTGCAGGAACCGCTCGCCCTGCCGGCCGAAAGCGGCGGCGATGGCGCGGCGGTCGGCGGCGTGCGTCAGGTTGCAGCGGGTCCCGCCGGACATCAGGATCTTGACGCCCGCCTTGCGGTTTTTCTCCAGCAGGACCACGCTCCGGCCGCGCGCAGCCGCCCGCGCCGCGGCGAACATGCCCGCCGCGCCCGCGCCGATCACCGCCACGTCGCACTCCTGTTTCATGACGCTAAAGCGTAGCGTGCCCGGCCCGGCGCCGTAACGGCCGGGCTTAGGCGGCGTAGGAGAAGAGGAATCCCGCCGCCATTGGTTGGCCGCGTCCTCCCGCAGCGTGGTACACTGGACATGGACACCCGCCCCCCCCTCCCATCGCCCTGTCATGCGAACCGCCATGCTGAGCGTCTCGCCGCTGGAATTCGCGCTGGCCGCCCTGGTCTGGGCGCTGGTCCTGGGCGCAGCGGCCCTGGGCGCTCCGCAGGCCGACGAGGCCCCGGAGACCGGCGCCGTCGCTCCCGACCAGCCGGCAGCGGCGGCAGACCCCGCCGCTGGCGACGCGCCGCCCGCGGTCGACCCGGTCGACGCCGAGCGCCGCGCCGTGTGGGAAAGCCCCGAGATGCGGTTCGCCCGCGCGTGGCTCGAAGAGTATTTCCGCACTTCGCGCCAATCGCCACCGGCGGTAGAGCGGGCCTACCTGGACCGGCTGTCACGGTTGTCGGCCGACGAGATGCGGGCGTGGCTGCAGCAGATGTCGATGCAGCACCGGCAGATCGCCCAGGAGAACCGCCGCTTCGCCGCCGCCCGCCGCCAGGTGGTGGAGAACGCCGCCTCGCAGCGCACCCCAGCGCCGGTCTCGCCGCGCGTCCCGTCGAGTGGTGGGTACAACTACGTGCAGCCGCTCGCGGTGCAGCGGCCGTTCAGCGGGCCGGCTTACGACCCGCGGTACAACACGCTGCGGTCGTTCGAGATCGTGCACTACCTCGACACGCTGCAGATCCGCGAGGACCTGTACGACCTGCGGAACTCTAGCAGGTAGGCGCCCCGCGTACCCCTGACGTCCGGCCACGGGCTGCGGCTATGCTGGCCGCATGACGGTGCCTGAATGGAAACTCCCGCCCGGCGTCTCGCGGGGCACGTGGGACTACGCCCAGTCGACCTCGGTCGCCGAGGACTACGACGACTACCACGCGCTCAACCCGCTGTTCGACTTCGAGGAGTCGGTGCTGCGTGAGGAGTTCGCGCGGCCCGGACGGGTGGCGGACCTCGGCTGCGGGACCGGACGCGCGCTCGTGCCGCTGGTCCGCGCGGGCCACCGCGGCCTGGCCGTGGACCTGTCGGAGAAGATGCTGGGCGTGGTCCGCGAGAAGGCCGCGCTGGAGAATCTCGACATCGAGTGCCTGCAGGCCAACCTGGCGGAGCTCGACGCCGTGGCGGACGAGAGCGTCGACAACGCGATGTGCCTGTTCAGCACGCTGGGGATGATCCGCGGCCGGGCCGTGCGGCGGCGGGCGCTGGGGCACATGCGGCGGGTCCTCCGCCCGGGCGGGCGGCTGGTGCTGCACGTGCACAACTTCTGGTTCAACGTGTGGGACCCGGGCGGGCCGTGGTGGGTCGTCAGGAGCCTGCTCGCCGCGTCGGCGCCGTCCGCCCGCCGCCGCGAAGATTGGGACCTCGGCGACAAGTACTACCCGTACCGCGGCGTGCCGAACTTCTACCTGCACGTGTTCCGCAACCGCGAGCTGCGCGCCGACCTGCGGTCGGCGGGCCTGCGGGTTCGTCGATGGATCCCGCTGGACGTCCGCCGGCGCCACGCGCTTCGGGCGGGGTGGCTGCTGCCGGCGCTGCGCGCCAACGGCTGGATCGTGGTCTGCGAGCGGTAGCGGGCGGCTACGGCGAGGCCGCCTCGAAGCTGAACGTGACGCCGACGCTGTCGCTGATCGCGGGGATCGAGTTGTTCATGCCGTAGTCGCTCCGCTTGATCGGCAGGTCGCAGTGGAAGCCGACGCGGGCCTTGCCTTGCTGGTCTTCCCCCGCGTGCAGCAGGCGGACCGGCAGCGTCACCTCTTTCGAGACGCCGTGCATCGTCAGCTTGCCCTTCACCTGGTAGACGTCGCGGCCCTTGTCGTCGCGCGTCACGCCCTGCGTCTGGCCCGCGAAGGTGATCTCCGGGAACTTCGCTGCGTCGAAGAAGTCGGCGTTCATGAGGTGCTTGTCACGCGCCTCGTTGCCGGTGCTGATGCTGGCGACCTTCACCGCCAACTCGAACCGGCTGCCCTCGGGGTTGGCCGGGTCAAGCGTGACCCTGCCGGACGCCTCCTTGAACATGCCGTAGGTGAAGCTGTACCCCAGGTGACCGACGCTGAACACCACCGAGGTGTGCGCGCCGTCCACCACGTACTGGGCGGGCGCGGCCTGCGCCTGGTTGGAGGCCAACAGCGCGAGGGCGACAAGCAGCGGAAACGGGCGGGGCATAGCGGTGCTCCTGGTGGGGGATCGCTTGCGGTTGGGGGGCGGCGGCCCTGCGGTTACGCCCGACGAATCCCCGTTGGTGCGGCAAGAACGTGGGGCGCTCGTCGAATCTATTCCCAACGGGCCTAATCGACTATTATCAGAATGCGAGCGGATTGCCTACTCCCCAGGACGACCAGATGACCTCTCCCATCCTCCTGCAGCTCGACGGCCTGAGCGGCCTGATGCCGATCATCGTCACCTTCATGGTGATCGTGCTCTTGATCGGCGGCGCCATCTTCATCTTCAGCTACGGAAAGCTGTGGCTGCAGGCGTGGTCGTCAAACGTGTGGATGAACCCGTTCGACCTGGTGTTCATGAGCCTCCGCCAGGTGCACGCGCGGACTATTGTCGACGGCCGGATCATGGCCACGCAGGCCGGCGTGGGCAACGACCCCAACACCGGCATCACCACCCGCCGCCTCGAGGCGCACTACCTGGCGGGCGGCAACGTGCCGCGGGTGATTAACGCGTTGATCGCCGCACACCGCGCCGACATCGACCTCGACTTCGACCGCGCCGCGGCGATCGACTTGGCCGGCCGCGACGTGCTGGACGCCGTGAAGACGAGCGTCTACCCGAAGGTGATCGACTGCCCCGACCCGGAGAAGTCGCCCAAGACCACGCTCAGCGCGGTCGCGAAGAGCGGCGTCGAGCTTAAGATCCGGGCCCGGGTGACCGTCCGCACCAACCTGAAGCAGCTGATCGGCGGCGCCACCGAAGAAACAATCGTCGCCCGCGTCGGCGAGGGAATCATCACCGCCATCGGCTCGGCCGAAGACCACCAGGCGGTGATGGAGAACCCGGACCGCATCTCCAAGGCGGTGCTGGAGCGCGGGCTCGACGCGCACACCGCGTTCGAGATCGTGTCGATCGACATCGCCGACATCGACATCGGAGAGAACATCGGCGCCCGGCTGCAGGCGGACCAGGCGGAGGCCGACACACGCAAGGCCCAGGCCTACGCCGAGAAGCGCCGCGCGGACGCCATCGCGCGCGAGCAGGAGATGAAGGCGGACGTGGCCGCCAACCGGGCCGGCGTGCTGCTGGCCCAGGCCGAGGTGCCGATGGCCATGGCCGAGGCGTTCCGCAAGGGCACGCTCGAAACCTCCCAGAACGGCTCGTCCTAGACCGCTATGCTACTGGCGCCGCAGGGCGTAGTCGAAGGCGGACTTGATGGACATCTCGGTGTCCGGGTCGGGGTCGGTGAGCAGACGCCACGAGCCGTCGATGTACTCCAGCTCAAAGTCCCGGACCGACTCGCCTTCGCGGGTCTTCATGGGCGAGCCGCTGGTGAGCGGTGACGAGAGCCCGCCGGTCGACGCCTCGCCGGACTGCATCGGGTCGCCACCCTCCATCGCGGCGGCGTCGTCAACGGGCTCGTCAGTCCGCTGCTGATCATTGCTGCTGGACGACTCGTTGTCACGGTTGAAGGTGAACATGGTGACCGTGTACCGCCGCGTGATGGTGATCGTGCCGCGGTAGCTGTCACCCTCGTTGACCGGCGGGTGCAGCTGGTGCTCGACGGTCTGCGTCGACTCGGTGTTGGCGCCGCCGGTGGGGCCGGGGTCGCGGGCCGTGCCTGCGCCTGCGGTGCCCACGAGGCGGTTCACGTCCTCGAAGATGTGCTCAAACTTCACCTCCGCCTCGGGGCGTGGCGAGGTCGCGGGCGTGGGGGGCGCGGGGGTTTCTGGCTCGCAGCCAATCACCAGCAGCGGGACGCAGCCGAGCAGGCCGAGCGCCGCCGCCACGGCCGGCGCCTTGGTCCGGCGGGTCGGGGCAGAGGGGGGAAGCGACAGCATCGTCATTGCTAGCGACGGCCTCGTAATAAGCTGGTTGAGAACGGCGATGGTCACCGTCGGGGCCTCGGCCGCGTCGGTTCTTTCAGGATAGCATTTGCCCCCGGCCCGGGCCAACCGACGTCGCGCGGCCCGCAGCGCAACCGGACTAATCCCCCCAGCCGGGCTATCCCCACGCGATCGCCGTAGCGCGGTGGTCAGTTCGCCGCCGCGGTCGGCTCCGGCCCGTAGTAGAGAACCGCAAATGCCACGGCCAGCACCGCCAGGTAGATGTACACGTTCGCCACGCCGACCCAGTGCGTCCAGTGACGCTGGGCGCCCCTCCGGCGGTCGCTCCACACTCCCAGCGTCACGAACGCGATCGCGATCAGCTGGGGCACGATCGCCGCCAGGTAGGCGGCGACCACGGCGTCTTGGTAGGCAGCGCCCACGCGGCTGTAAAAGTACGACCGCAGCATGTATCCCACAATCGGCTCGGCCGCCATCCAGAGGAACGTGACACGCCACGCCGCGAACTTCGATGTGCGGGCCAGGCCCAGGCTGACGGCGAACAACGCGACGCCGCGCAGCAGCACGTAGAGTTCAAATGCGGTCGCCATCCGCCAGCCGTCGAACGCCACTCCCGCCCACAACGCGATGTGCAGCGCGACAGACAGCGAGGACAACAGCAGCAGCCCGTGCCCCGGCTGCCACACGGCGACGCCGGAGCGGCGGGCCGACAGCACTACACAAAGCGCCGACATCTCGGCAGACGCGGGCAAGAACCAGAGCAGGTTCAGCACCCCGCCCGAGTCGTCCAGAGCCGGCGAGTTGCGGATCGCGGAGAACACCACCGCGAACAACGCCGAGGCGACCGCCATCCACAGCAGCAGGTGGTGCACGCGTAGCGGCGGCAGCGAGTCGCCCCCGCCATTCCCGAGCGGCACCCTGGCGTCGAACGGCGGTGGTTCGTCGATGGGCTGGTGGTGTCCCGCGTCTTCCGCCATGCGTGACCCCGGCTGGTAGGTGGGCAGGATCGCGGTTTGCGGACCGAGCCTACAGCCCGAACCGCTCCTGCAGGCTCTCGACCTGGATCTCTTCTACGCGGAGCGCCTCCATGGCCCGGGTCGCGGCCTCGCACGCCTCGAGCGTGGTCAGGCACGGCACGCCGGCCGCCACCGCGGCGGCGCGGATGCGGCCCTCGTCGGTGCGGGCGCCCTTGCCGACCGGGGTGTTCATCACCAGCGCCACGTTCTCGTCGGCCAGGTAGTCCAACAGGTTGGGGTGGCCCTGCTGGATCTTCTTCACCTCGCCGCACTCGACGCCCGCCTCCCGCAGCACCTTGCCGGTGCCCGGCGTGCAAAGGATCGAGAAGC
This genomic interval from Posidoniimonas corsicana contains the following:
- a CDS encoding YraN family protein encodes the protein MPMPSWLRRLVPARRPRTLGHRGEAFAAQLLRRQGYIVVAGGRRNRFGEIDLIAVQDRRTVVFVEVKARPSQRAGSPAEAVDREKQRRIANSALGFLKSHGLLEQPARFDVIALVWPKGAARPESVQHIENAFEPPGSGRFFG
- the rplS gene encoding 50S ribosomal protein L19 → MSQQIIDLVEKASLKEDKPQFEVGDTVDVHNKILEGNKERIQVFTGVVIAMSGKGVNEMFTVRRIVNNEGVERKFPVHSPRIAKIDVKRSARVRRAKLYYLRDRTGKATRLRERRTDGK
- the trmD gene encoding tRNA (guanosine(37)-N1)-methyltransferase TrmD; amino-acid sequence: MRFDVLTLFPEIFSGYLSQSLLKLAIDRGLVRVDLHNIRDWAKGKHRPVDDRPFGGGPGMVLKPEPVVECVEAVQAMGAGGEPGPASPGRLILLTPQGRRFDQRVAEELAVSDRLLLLCGRYEGFDQRIYDLLSPEELSVGDFVLNGGEVAAMTIIDAVVRLLPGVLGDENSSIEDSFSRGNRLLEHAQYTRPREYRGLAVPEVLLGGNHPDIADWRQRDSLDRTRARRQDLLELGDDDRRPDPPQD
- the rpsP gene encoding 30S ribosomal protein S16, with the translated sequence MSVRIRMKKMGRTHRPFFRICATDKRAPRDGKVLEELGTYDPMVSETDARARFKNERVEYWLSVGAQPSEKVAVLIKKYGPNGTHLDAQKEALDRLAMGREVPDPGEPASLPKAPEPEQPAEAAAPAEAEAPADDAAAAEAPAEEAKAEEAPAEEAKAEEPAAAEESSEEKPAE
- a CDS encoding superoxide dismutase [Ni], encoding MNRIINACILTFAFATPQIAAAHCQVPCGIYGDQRRFEEMLEDTETIAKAITQIGDLAATHDATGHNQLVRWVTTKEAHASNIQSIIGEYFLAQRIKSDNPKYVEQLKAAHTVIVAAMKTKQAADPKTADDLKKAVEDLYRAYEGKEPIAELRTLTPAKTPAATVSLHSHEGGVEHSH
- a CDS encoding 3-keto-disaccharide hydrolase; the encoded protein is MPARLIVVVGLFLVAQAAAAEEWKPLFNGKDLKGWTPKIRGHEAGENFADTFRVEDGLLKVRFDKYEGPYRGRYGHLFYNEPFSHYRIRVECRSIGDQVQGGPGWARRNNGLMLHAQSPQTMVLDQEFPVSLELQILTQLEDGKPRSTANLCTPGTNVFLDGKLHTPHCTSSTSKTIPDGEWATIEAEVLGGETVKHFVNGEQVMEYSRPQLDPADKNAQRLLDGGSPKELTKGLISIQAESAPYDFRKIEVMVLSP
- a CDS encoding BaiN/RdsA family NAD(P)/FAD-dependent oxidoreductase, whose amino-acid sequence is MKQECDVAVIGAGAAGMFAAARAAARGRSVVLLEKNRKAGVKILMSGGTRCNLTHAADRRAIAAAFGRQGERFLHAPLAALGPEELIELFHARGVRTKVEATGKVFPVSNRALDVARACIAMVQESGAELALGEPVVSVERSEQGYSVLTDRRRVDCQRLVLATGGRSYPGCGTTGDGYAWAKQLGHKIVPPRPALAPLTSTADWVHRLQGVTLPDVRLSVVEEGRKPADTRRGSLLFTHFGLSGPVAMDISRAITDRPSADWQAVFDFTPDTDEQTLRSRFRGPNRAVLSVLTELVPKSLAEELLVVAGAPPERRTAEFSKAELSRLVDALKRRRAPLSGTLGFKKAEVTAGGVALKEVSSQDMQSRVSPGLFLAGEVLDLDGPIGGYNFQAAFSTGWLAGESV
- a CDS encoding class I SAM-dependent methyltransferase, with protein sequence MTVPEWKLPPGVSRGTWDYAQSTSVAEDYDDYHALNPLFDFEESVLREEFARPGRVADLGCGTGRALVPLVRAGHRGLAVDLSEKMLGVVREKAALENLDIECLQANLAELDAVADESVDNAMCLFSTLGMIRGRAVRRRALGHMRRVLRPGGRLVLHVHNFWFNVWDPGGPWWVVRSLLAASAPSARRREDWDLGDKYYPYRGVPNFYLHVFRNRELRADLRSAGLRVRRWIPLDVRRRHALRAGWLLPALRANGWIVVCER
- a CDS encoding YceI family protein; this encodes MPRPFPLLVALALLASNQAQAAPAQYVVDGAHTSVVFSVGHLGYSFTYGMFKEASGRVTLDPANPEGSRFELAVKVASISTGNEARDKHLMNADFFDAAKFPEITFAGQTQGVTRDDKGRDVYQVKGKLTMHGVSKEVTLPVRLLHAGEDQQGKARVGFHCDLPIKRSDYGMNNSIPAISDSVGVTFSFEAASP
- the floA gene encoding flotillin-like protein FloA (flotillin-like protein involved in membrane lipid rafts), which encodes MTSPILLQLDGLSGLMPIIVTFMVIVLLIGGAIFIFSYGKLWLQAWSSNVWMNPFDLVFMSLRQVHARTIVDGRIMATQAGVGNDPNTGITTRRLEAHYLAGGNVPRVINALIAAHRADIDLDFDRAAAIDLAGRDVLDAVKTSVYPKVIDCPDPEKSPKTTLSAVAKSGVELKIRARVTVRTNLKQLIGGATEETIVARVGEGIITAIGSAEDHQAVMENPDRISKAVLERGLDAHTAFEIVSIDIADIDIGENIGARLQADQAEADTRKAQAYAEKRRADAIAREQEMKADVAANRAGVLLAQAEVPMAMAEAFRKGTLETSQNGSS